The sequence below is a genomic window from Streptococcus oralis.
TATCCGTAAGGATGCAAAATGGTATACTTCTGAAGGTGAAGAATACGCGGCAGTCAAAGCTCAAGACTTTGTAACAGGACTTAAGTATGCGGCTGATAAAAAATCAGATGCTCTTTACCTTGTCCAAGAATCGATCAAAGGATTGGACGCCTATGTAAAAGGGGAAATCAAAGATTTCTCACAAGTAGGAATTAAGGCTCTGGATGATCAGACAGTTCAGTACACTTTGAACAAACCAGAAAGCTTCTGGAATTCTAAGACAACAATGGGGGTAATGGCTCCAGTTAACGAAGAGTTTTTGAACTCTAAAGGGGATGATTTCGCCAAAGGGACAGATCCTAGTAGTATTCTCTATAATGGACCATTCTTACTCAAATCAATTGTTGCTAAATCTTCTGTTGAATTTGCGAAAAATCCAAACTATTGGGATAAGGATAATGTCCATCTTGATAAGGTCAAGTTGTCATTCTGGGATGGCCAAGATACCAACAAACCAGCTGAAGCCTTCAAGGATGGAAGCTTTACTATGGCACGTCTCTTCCCAACAAGCGCTAGCTACCCAGAGATTGAGAAATCATTTAAAGATAACATCGTTTATACCCAACAGGATTCGACTACTTATTTAGTAGGTACGAATATTGATCGCCAGTCTTATAAGTATACTTCTAAGACAACGGATGAAGAAAAAACATCTACCAAGAAAGCTCTTCTAAACAAAGATTTCCGTCAAGCTCTTGCTTTTGGTTTTGATAGAACTGCCTATGCCTCTCAAGTAAACGGTGCAAGTGGTGCGACTAAACTGCTTCGTAACTTGTTTGTTCCACCTACATTTGTTCAAGCAGATGGCAAAAACTTTGGTGAGTTGGTCAAAGAAAAATTGGTGACATATGGAGACGAGTGGAAGGATGTAAATTTAGCTGATGCCCAAGATGGACTCTATAACGCAGATAAGGCCAAAGCAGAATTTGCCAAAGCTAAGACAGCTCTTCAAGCAGAAGGTGTGAAATTCCCAATCCACTTGGATATGCCAGTAGACCAAACCAATACAACAAAAGTTCAACGTGTTCAATCCTTCAAACAATCGCTTGAAGCTACTCTAGGGTCAGAGAACGTCGTTGTTGATATCCAACAACTTCAAAAAGATGATGTCTTGAATATCACTTACTTTGCTGAAACTGCAGCTGGAGAAGACTGGGATATCTCAGATAACGTGGGATGGTCTCCAGACTTTGCAGACCCATCTACTTACCTTGATATCATCAAGCCATCTGTCGGAGAAAATACAAAGACTTACCTAGGATTTGACTCTGGAACAAACAACGCTGCAGCTAAGCAAGTTGGTTTGGAAGACTACGAAAAAATGGTTGTAGAAGCCGGGGAAGAAGTGAGTGACGTTTCAAAACGTTATGAGAAATATGCTGCTGCCCAAGCTTGGTTGACCGATAGTGCCTTGATCATCCCAACAACTTCTAAAACTGGTCGTCCAATGTTGTCTAAGATGGTACCATTTACGCTTCCGTTTGCATACTCTGGTAACAAGGGTACAAGCGAAGCCCTCTTGTATAAATACCTAGACGTACAAGATAAACCAGTGACAGCAGAAGAATATCAAAAAGCTCAAGAAAAATGGATGAAAGAAAAAGAAGAGTCGAATAAAAAGGCTCAAGAAGATCTTGCAAAACATGTGAAATAACTGTTGCAAAATATACGAAAGGATTTAGTATTTCTCTTGAATGCTGAATCCTTTTTTACATTTGTAAAGAAAGATTCTAAATTTGGAGCCTGTTTTCTCAGAATAGAGAAAATTTTCGTTAATTTTACTTGTTTCCTATTGCTTTCTCAGCCATTATTTGTTATATTAAAAGCGTAATTATTTTTATTTATCAGGGTTAAGCATTGCACTTTCAGAGGAAGGAGTATTTTTTAAAAAAAAGGAATGTAAACGCTTACTCAAAAATGAAAGGATTTAGGAGTTCATGGATAAACGATTTTTTGAAAAACGTTGTAAATTTAGTATTCGGAAATTTTCATTAGGTGTTGCTTCTGTTATGATTGGGGCTGCATTCTTTGGGACAAGTACAGTTCTTGCAGATAGCGTGCAGTCTGGCTCCACAGCGAATTTACCAGCGGATCTAGCTGCTGCTCTTGCAACAGCAAAAGAGAATGATGGGCGTGATTTTGAAGCGCCAAAGGCGGGAGAAGACCAAGGGTCTCCAGAAGTTACGGATGGACCTAAGACAGAAGAAGAACTATTAGCACTTGAAAAAGAAAAATCAGCTAGTTCAGATAAGTTACCAGAAGGCTTAGAGGGCAAATTAGATAAGGCTGAAGATAAAGGGAAAGAAGTTGACAAGGATCAATTAGCTAAGGATACTGAGAATCTCGTTCCAGAAGATGTAGCTAAAACCAAGAATGGTGAATTAAACTACGGAGCAACTGTCAAAATCAAGACACCATCAGGTGAAGGTAGTGGGATTGTCATTGGCGAAAATCTTGTTTTAACTGTTTCACATAACTTTATAAAAGACGTTCCAGATGGCAATAATCGCAAGGTCGTTGACAATGATAATGGTGATGGGGATATCTATAGCATCTCTTATCCAGGCTTACCAGATGTTAAATTTAGTAAAAAAGATATTATTCACTGGGATCGTGAAGGTTTCCTAAAAGGTTACAAGAATGATTTGGCCCTTGTTCGATTGCGAACAGTTCTGGAAAATACGCCTGTTGAAGTAACCAAAAAGCCAGTTGTTAAGAAAATCGGAGATAAACTCCATGTCTTTGGTTATCCAGAAGGGAAATTGAATCCGATTGTCAACACTACAGTTGATTTTGCAGAACCATATGGAGAAGGTGTTCAAGGGATCGGTTACCAAGGAGGAAAACCGGGTGCTAGTGGCGGTGGTATCTTTGATACAGAAGGCAAACTGGTCGGTGTTCATCAAAATGGAGTTGTTGGTCAACGTAGTGGTGGCATTCTCTTCTCACCTGCCCAATTGAAATGGATCCAAGATCACATGAAGGGAATTTCAAGTGTAAAACCTGCAGACTTGGAAGAGAAAGAAAAACCAGCTGAAGAAAAACCGAAAGAGGACAAACCAGCTGCTAAACCTGAAACACCTGAAAAAGTAACAGCTGAATGGCAAACAGTAGAGAAAAAAGAACAACAGGGAACAGTCACTATCCGAGAAGAAAAAGGTGTCCGCTACAACCAACTATCCTCAACTGCTCAAAATGATAACGCAGGCAAACCAGCCCTGTTTGAAAAGAAGGGCTTGACCGTTGATGCCAATGGAAATGCGACTGTCGATTTAACTTTCAAAGAAGATTCTGAAAAGGGCAAATCACGCTTTGGTGTCTTCCTGAAATTTAAAGATACCAATAATAATGTTTTTGTCGGTTATGACAAGGATGGCTGGTTCTGGGAGTATAAATCTCCAACAACTAGCACTTGGTATAGAGGTAGTCGTGTCGCTGCACCTGAAACAGGATCAACTAACCGCCTATCAATTACCCTCAAGTCAGATGGGCAACTCAATGCAACAAATAATGATGTGAAGCTCTTTGATACAGTAACTCTACCAGCTGCGGTCAATGATCATCTTAAAAATGAGAAGAAGATTCTTCTCAAGGCAGGCTCCTATGGCGATGAGCGAACAGTTGTTAGCGTTAAAACGGATAACCAAGAGGGGGTAAAAACAGAGGATACTCCTGCTGAAAAAGAAACAGGTCCTGAAATTGATGATAGCAAGGTGACTTATGACACGATCCAGTCTAAGGTCCTCAAAGCAGTGATTGACCAAGCCTTCCCACGTATTAAAGAATACAGTTTGAACGGGCATACCTTGCCAGGACAAGTCCAACAATTCAATAAAGTCTTTATCAACAAACACGAAGTCACACCTGAAGTTACCTATAAAAAAATCAATGAGACAACTGCAGAATACTTGATGAAGCTTCGCGATGATGCTAATCTTATCAATGCAGAAATGACAGTTCGTCTGCAAGTTGTGGATAATCAGTTGCACTTTGATGTGACCAAGATTGTCAACCATAATCAAGTTACCCCAGGTCAAAAGATTGATGATGAAAGAAAACTGCTTTCTTCTATTAGTTTCCTTGGCAATGCTTTAGTCTCTGTTTCGAGTGATCAAGCTGGTGCTAAGTTTGATGGGGCAACCATGTCAAACAATACCCATGTCAGCGGAGATGATCATATCGATGTAACCAATCCAATGAAGGACTTGGCTAAGGGTTACATGTATGGATTTGTTTCTACAGATAAGCTTGCTGCAGGTGTTTGGAGTAATTCTCAAAACAGCTACGGTGGAGGTTCTTATGACTGGACCCGCTTGACAGCCTACAAAGAAACAGTCGGAAATGCCAACTATGTCGGAATTCATAGTTCTGAATGGCAATGGGAAAAAGCTTATAAGGGCATTGTCTTCCCAGAGTATACCAAGGAACTTCCAAGTGCTAAGGTTGTTATCACTGAAGATGCCAATGCAGACAATAAAGTGGATTGGCAAGATGGTGCCATTGCTTACCGTAGCATCATGAACAACCCTCAAGGTTGGGAAAAAGTCAAGGATATCACAGCTTATCGTATCGCGATGAACTTTGGTTCTCAAGCACAGAACCCATTCCTCATGACTTTGGATGGTATCAAGAAAATCAATCTTCACACAGATGGTCTAGGACAAGGTGTTCTCCTTAAAGGATATGGTAGCGAAGGCCATGACTCTGGTCACTTGAACTATGCTGATATTGGTAAACGTATTGGTGGTGTTGAAGACTTCAAGACCTTGATTGCGAAAGCGAAGAAATATGGTGCTCATCTAGGTATCCATGTTAACGCTTCTGAGACTTATCCTGAGTCTAAATACTTCAATGAAAAAATCCTCCGTAAGAATCCAGATGGTAGCTATAGTTATGGTTGGAACTGGCTAGACCAAGGTATCAACATTGATGCTGCTTATGACCTAGCACATGGCCGTTTGGCACGTTGGGAAGATTTGAAAAATAAACTTGGTGAAGGTCTCGACTTTATCTATGTGGACGTTTGGGGCAATGGTCAATCAGGTGATAACGGTGCTTGGGCTACCCATGTTCTTGCCAAAGAAATCAATAAACAAGGTTGGCGCTTTGCAATCGAGTGGGGCCATGGTGGCGAGTACGACTCTACCTTCCATCACTGGGCAGCTGACTTGACCTATGGTGGTTACACCAATAAAGGTATCAACAGTGCCATCACCCGCTTTATCCGTAACCATCAAAAAGATGCTTGGGTAGGAGACTACAGAAGTTACGGTGGTGCAGCCGACTATCCACTTCTAGGTGGCTACAGCATGAAAGACTTTGAAGGCTGGCAAGGAAGAAGTGACTACAATGGCTATGTAACCAACTTGTTTGCCCATGACTTGATGACCAAGTACTTCCAACACTTCACTGTAAGTAAATGGGAAAATGGTACACCAGTTACCATGTCTGATAATGGTAGCACCTATAAATGGACTCCAGAAATGAAGGTTGAGCTAGTCGATGCGGCAGGTAACAAGGTTGTTGTGACTCGTAAGTCAAATGATGTCAATAGCCCGCAATACCGCGAACGTACAGTAACGCTCAATGGACGTGTCATCCAAGATGGCTCAGCTTACTTGACTCCTTGGAACTGGGATGCAAATGGTAAGAAACTTCCTACTGATAAGGAAAAAATGTACTACTTCAATACGCAAGCTGGTGCAACAACTTGGACACTTCCGAGTGATTGGGCAAATAGCAAGGTTTACCTTTACAAGCTAACTGACCAAGGTAAGACAGAAGAGCAAGAACTAACTGTAAAAGACGGCAAGATTACTCTAGATCTTCTAGCAAATCAACCATACGTTCTCTACCGTTCAAAACAAACCAATCCTGAAATGTCATGGAGCGAAGGCATGCACATCTATGACCAAGGATTTAACAGTGGTACCTTGAAACACTGGACCATTTCTGGTGATGCTTCTAAAGCAGAAATTGTCAAATCACAGGGCGCAAATGAAATGCTTCGTATCCAAGGCAACAAGAGCAAAGTCAGCCTTACTCAGAAACTGACTGGCTTGAAACCCAATACCAAGTATGCGGTTTATGTTGGTGTCGATAACCGTAGTAATGCTAAGGCAAGTATCACAGTGAATACTGGTGAAAAAGAAGTGACTACTTATACCAATAAGTCTCTCGCACTCAACTATGTGAAGGCCTACGCCCACAATACACGACGTGATAATGCTACAGTTGACGATACAAGTTACTTCCAAAACATGTACGCCTTCTTTACAACTGGTTCAGATGTATCAAATGTTACTCTTACTTTGAGTCGTGAAGCTGGTGATGAAGCGACTTACTTCGATGAAATTCGTACCTTTGAAAACAATTCAAGCATGTACGGAGACAAGCACGATACAGGTCAAGGAACCTTCAAACAAGACTTTGAAAATGTAGCTCAAGGGATCTTCCCATTTGTAGTGGGCGGTGTCGAAGGTGTTGAAGATAACCGCACTCACTTGTCTGAAAAACACGATCCATATACACAACGTGGTTGGAACGGTAAGAAAGTCGATGATGTTATCGAAGGAAATTGGTCATTGAAGACAAATGGACTAGTGAGCCGTCGTAACTTGGTTTACCAAACTATTCCGCAAAACTTCCGCTTTGAAGCTGGTAAGACTTACCGTGTAACCTTTGAATACGAAGCAGGTTCAGACAATACCTATGCCTTTGTCGTCGGTAAGGGAGAATTCCAGTCAGGTCGTCGTGGTAGTCAAGCTAGCAACTTGGAAATGCATGAATTGCCAAATACTTGGACAGATTCTAAGAAAGCCAAGAAAGTAACCTTCCTCGTGACAGGTGCAGAAACAGGCGATACTTGGGTAGGTATCTACTCAACTGGAAACGCAAGCAATACTCGTGGAGATGCTGGCGGAAATGCCAACTTCCGTGGTTACAATGACTTCATGATGGATAATCTTCAAATCGAGGAAATTACCCTAACAGGTAAGATGTTGACAGAAAATGCTCTGAAGAACTACTTGCCAACGGTTGCCATGACCAACTATACGAAAGAGTCTATGGATGCTTTGAAAGAGGCGGTCTTTAACCTCAGTCAGGCAGATGATGACATTAGCGTGGAAGAAGCGCGTGCAGAGATTGCCAAGATTGAAGCTTTGAAGAATGCTTTGGTGCAGAAGAAAACCGCCTTGGTAGCAGAAGACTTTGAAAGTTTGGATGCGCCAGCTCAAGCGGGAGAAGGCCTAGAGAATGCCTTTGATGGCAATGTGTCTAGTCTATGGCATACATCTTGGAATGGTGGAGATGTAGGCAAGCCTGCAACCATGGTCTTGAAAGAACCTACTGAAATCACAGGACTTCGCTATGTTCCACGTGGATCAGGTTCAAATGGTAACTTGCGTGATGTGAAACTGGTTGTCACAGATGAGTCTGGTAAAGAACATACCTTCACCGTGACAGATTGGCCAGATAACAATAAGCCAAAAGACATTAACTTTGGCAAGACAATCAAGGCTAAGAAAATTGTCCTTACGGGTACCAAGACATACGGAGACGGTGGAGATAAATACCAATCTGCGGCGGAACTCATCTTTACTCGTCCACAGGTAGCAGAAACACCGCTTGACATGTCTGGCTATGAAGCAGCTTTAGCTAAGGCTCAAAAATTGACAGATAAAGAAAATCAAGAGGAAGTAGCTAGTGTTCAGGCAAGCATGAAATATGCGACGGATAACCATCTCTTGACGGAAAGAATGGTGAAATACTTTGCAGATTATCTCAATCAATTAAAAGATTCTGCTCCGAAACCAGACGCTCCTACAAGTAGCAAGGGTGAAGAGCAACCACCAGTTCTTGATGTACCTGAGTTCAAAGGCGGCGTCAATGCAGCAGAAGCAGCTGTACATGAAGTCCCTGAGTTTAAGGGTGGCGTCAATGCAGCAGAAGCAGCTGTACATGAGGTCCCTGAGTTTAAGGGTGGCGTCAATGCAGCAGAAGCAGCTGTACATGAGGTCCCTGAGTTTAAGGGTGGCGTCAATGCAGCAGAAGCAACTGTACATGAAGTCCCTGAGTTCAAGGGCGGCGTTAATGCAGTCCAAGCCTTGGTTCACGAATTACCAGAATACAAAGGTGGAGCTAATGGAGTTGAGGCAGCCGTACATGAAAAACCAGAGTACACAGGCCCACTAGGTACAGCAGGTGATGAACCAGCACCAACTGTTGAGAAACCAGAGTATAAGTTGACACCAGCTCCACTAGTTGATACAAAGACATCAGAAATCAAAGATACTCTGAAAAATGAAGAAAGCAAAAAGACACTCCCAGAAACAGGAGAAGACCAGTCTGATACAGCCCTCTTCCTAGCAGGAATCAGCCTAGCATTGTCAGCCGCCCTCTTTGCTATTAACAGTAAAAAAGAATAGATATTTATTTATTTATTTATTTATTCCACAACTACATTGTTTGGATAAGTGACTTGGACTTCTATGGGGGTCAGAGTCGGAAAATGAATCAAACACCTGGAGAGGACCTCTTGGTTCTCTCCTTTTTAAAAGGAGAAATGATAACGCTTACTAGCGTAAGCGGATGAAAGGAAATGGGAGAAATATGGACAAACACTTTTTTGAGAAACGCTGTCATTATAGTATCCGCAAATTTGCAATTGGTGCAGCCTCAGTTATGATTGGTGCAAGTATCTTTGGAGCCAATATGGTTCAGGCAGCAGAAACAGCAGCGCCTTCAGAGACAGAGGGAAGTATCACTCATGTTCAAGCTCTGGATAAGTTACCAGATGATTTAGCCGCTGCGCTTGAAAAAGCAGATGCAGAAG
It includes:
- a CDS encoding SpGH101 family endo-alpha-N-acetylgalactosaminidase; the protein is MDKRFFEKRCKFSIRKFSLGVASVMIGAAFFGTSTVLADSVQSGSTANLPADLAAALATAKENDGRDFEAPKAGEDQGSPEVTDGPKTEEELLALEKEKSASSDKLPEGLEGKLDKAEDKGKEVDKDQLAKDTENLVPEDVAKTKNGELNYGATVKIKTPSGEGSGIVIGENLVLTVSHNFIKDVPDGNNRKVVDNDNGDGDIYSISYPGLPDVKFSKKDIIHWDREGFLKGYKNDLALVRLRTVLENTPVEVTKKPVVKKIGDKLHVFGYPEGKLNPIVNTTVDFAEPYGEGVQGIGYQGGKPGASGGGIFDTEGKLVGVHQNGVVGQRSGGILFSPAQLKWIQDHMKGISSVKPADLEEKEKPAEEKPKEDKPAAKPETPEKVTAEWQTVEKKEQQGTVTIREEKGVRYNQLSSTAQNDNAGKPALFEKKGLTVDANGNATVDLTFKEDSEKGKSRFGVFLKFKDTNNNVFVGYDKDGWFWEYKSPTTSTWYRGSRVAAPETGSTNRLSITLKSDGQLNATNNDVKLFDTVTLPAAVNDHLKNEKKILLKAGSYGDERTVVSVKTDNQEGVKTEDTPAEKETGPEIDDSKVTYDTIQSKVLKAVIDQAFPRIKEYSLNGHTLPGQVQQFNKVFINKHEVTPEVTYKKINETTAEYLMKLRDDANLINAEMTVRLQVVDNQLHFDVTKIVNHNQVTPGQKIDDERKLLSSISFLGNALVSVSSDQAGAKFDGATMSNNTHVSGDDHIDVTNPMKDLAKGYMYGFVSTDKLAAGVWSNSQNSYGGGSYDWTRLTAYKETVGNANYVGIHSSEWQWEKAYKGIVFPEYTKELPSAKVVITEDANADNKVDWQDGAIAYRSIMNNPQGWEKVKDITAYRIAMNFGSQAQNPFLMTLDGIKKINLHTDGLGQGVLLKGYGSEGHDSGHLNYADIGKRIGGVEDFKTLIAKAKKYGAHLGIHVNASETYPESKYFNEKILRKNPDGSYSYGWNWLDQGINIDAAYDLAHGRLARWEDLKNKLGEGLDFIYVDVWGNGQSGDNGAWATHVLAKEINKQGWRFAIEWGHGGEYDSTFHHWAADLTYGGYTNKGINSAITRFIRNHQKDAWVGDYRSYGGAADYPLLGGYSMKDFEGWQGRSDYNGYVTNLFAHDLMTKYFQHFTVSKWENGTPVTMSDNGSTYKWTPEMKVELVDAAGNKVVVTRKSNDVNSPQYRERTVTLNGRVIQDGSAYLTPWNWDANGKKLPTDKEKMYYFNTQAGATTWTLPSDWANSKVYLYKLTDQGKTEEQELTVKDGKITLDLLANQPYVLYRSKQTNPEMSWSEGMHIYDQGFNSGTLKHWTISGDASKAEIVKSQGANEMLRIQGNKSKVSLTQKLTGLKPNTKYAVYVGVDNRSNAKASITVNTGEKEVTTYTNKSLALNYVKAYAHNTRRDNATVDDTSYFQNMYAFFTTGSDVSNVTLTLSREAGDEATYFDEIRTFENNSSMYGDKHDTGQGTFKQDFENVAQGIFPFVVGGVEGVEDNRTHLSEKHDPYTQRGWNGKKVDDVIEGNWSLKTNGLVSRRNLVYQTIPQNFRFEAGKTYRVTFEYEAGSDNTYAFVVGKGEFQSGRRGSQASNLEMHELPNTWTDSKKAKKVTFLVTGAETGDTWVGIYSTGNASNTRGDAGGNANFRGYNDFMMDNLQIEEITLTGKMLTENALKNYLPTVAMTNYTKESMDALKEAVFNLSQADDDISVEEARAEIAKIEALKNALVQKKTALVAEDFESLDAPAQAGEGLENAFDGNVSSLWHTSWNGGDVGKPATMVLKEPTEITGLRYVPRGSGSNGNLRDVKLVVTDESGKEHTFTVTDWPDNNKPKDINFGKTIKAKKIVLTGTKTYGDGGDKYQSAAELIFTRPQVAETPLDMSGYEAALAKAQKLTDKENQEEVASVQASMKYATDNHLLTERMVKYFADYLNQLKDSAPKPDAPTSSKGEEQPPVLDVPEFKGGVNAAEAAVHEVPEFKGGVNAAEAAVHEVPEFKGGVNAAEAAVHEVPEFKGGVNAAEATVHEVPEFKGGVNAVQALVHELPEYKGGANGVEAAVHEKPEYTGPLGTAGDEPAPTVEKPEYKLTPAPLVDTKTSEIKDTLKNEESKKTLPETGEDQSDTALFLAGISLALSAALFAINSKKE
- a CDS encoding peptide ABC transporter substrate-binding protein; translated protein: MKSSKLFALAGVTLLAATTLAACSGSGSSAKGEKTFSYIYETDPDNLNYLTTGKAATTEITSNVVDGLLENDRYGNFVPSMAEDWSVSKDGLTYTYTIRKDAKWYTSEGEEYAAVKAQDFVTGLKYAADKKSDALYLVQESIKGLDAYVKGEIKDFSQVGIKALDDQTVQYTLNKPESFWNSKTTMGVMAPVNEEFLNSKGDDFAKGTDPSSILYNGPFLLKSIVAKSSVEFAKNPNYWDKDNVHLDKVKLSFWDGQDTNKPAEAFKDGSFTMARLFPTSASYPEIEKSFKDNIVYTQQDSTTYLVGTNIDRQSYKYTSKTTDEEKTSTKKALLNKDFRQALAFGFDRTAYASQVNGASGATKLLRNLFVPPTFVQADGKNFGELVKEKLVTYGDEWKDVNLADAQDGLYNADKAKAEFAKAKTALQAEGVKFPIHLDMPVDQTNTTKVQRVQSFKQSLEATLGSENVVVDIQQLQKDDVLNITYFAETAAGEDWDISDNVGWSPDFADPSTYLDIIKPSVGENTKTYLGFDSGTNNAAAKQVGLEDYEKMVVEAGEEVSDVSKRYEKYAAAQAWLTDSALIIPTTSKTGRPMLSKMVPFTLPFAYSGNKGTSEALLYKYLDVQDKPVTAEEYQKAQEKWMKEKEESNKKAQEDLAKHVK